The following are from one region of the bacterium genome:
- a CDS encoding TraB/GumN family protein, with the protein MTKTIFRGTARRLALLAGALLLLAAPAACAADKLYMWQVSSETAKVTMVGSIHVGKPDFFPLPEPIEQAFAAAPVLAVEVDMTDQAVIQESMLLMAKEGMLPGEETLETRLEPEVYARLAKAADERGLPLPMFQKYKPGIVAMMLVMNEYQRQGYDPELGIDKHFLMGARNDGKEIRQLEKVADQLHIFLDIDDRLDDVMFAEFLDQMEDVDKVTAEMIALWRSGDADGMDRFLQEQMGDDPAMAEFYRRLMDDRNVAMADTIAGWLAGDQDIFVVVGAGHFAGARGIIALLEAKGLVVTQGAL; encoded by the coding sequence ATGACGAAAACGATCTTCCGCGGGACCGCGCGCCGGCTGGCGCTGCTGGCCGGAGCCCTGCTCCTGTTGGCGGCACCCGCGGCCTGCGCGGCCGACAAGCTGTACATGTGGCAGGTTTCCTCGGAGACCGCCAAGGTGACCATGGTCGGTTCGATCCACGTGGGCAAACCCGACTTCTTCCCGCTGCCCGAGCCCATCGAGCAGGCCTTCGCGGCGGCGCCGGTGCTCGCGGTCGAGGTCGACATGACCGACCAGGCGGTCATCCAGGAATCGATGCTGCTCATGGCGAAGGAAGGCATGCTGCCGGGCGAGGAGACCCTCGAGACCCGCCTTGAGCCCGAGGTGTACGCCCGGCTGGCGAAGGCGGCCGACGAGCGCGGCCTGCCCCTGCCCATGTTCCAGAAGTACAAGCCGGGCATCGTGGCCATGATGCTGGTGATGAACGAGTACCAGCGCCAGGGCTACGACCCGGAGCTGGGCATCGACAAGCACTTCCTCATGGGGGCCCGCAACGACGGCAAGGAGATCCGGCAGCTCGAGAAGGTGGCCGACCAGCTGCACATCTTCCTCGATATCGACGACCGGCTCGACGACGTCATGTTCGCCGAGTTCCTCGACCAGATGGAGGACGTGGACAAGGTCACCGCCGAGATGATCGCCCTGTGGCGGAGCGGCGATGCCGACGGCATGGACCGCTTCCTCCAGGAGCAGATGGGCGACGACCCCGCCATGGCGGAGTTCTACCGCCGGCTCATGGACGACCGCAACGTGGCCATGGCCGACACCATCGCCGGCTGGCTCGCGGGCGACCAGGACATCTTCGTGGTCGTCGGAGCGGGGCACTTCGCGGGGGCGCGGGGCATCATCGCGCTGCTCGAGGCGAAGGGATTGGTGGTCACGCAGGGGGCGCTGTAG
- a CDS encoding response regulator transcription factor, whose amino-acid sequence MIRLLIVDDHPLVRSGIRALIDMEDDLEVCGEAEDQHDAMEMIKQDQPDLVLVDISLKNSNGLNLLKEIGQNHPDIMTLAVSMHDEYTYAIRCLKAGAKGYIMKQEGTEKILDAIRAVLDGKTYLSPEMTQAAVDQLGAGKSPAGASPVEALSNRELELFQLTGQGKEISEIAEIMNISPRTVEVHRSHIKKKLGLRTSTDIFQMAYEWLRSSGMQP is encoded by the coding sequence GTGATTCGCCTGCTCATCGTCGACGACCATCCGTTGGTCCGGTCCGGCATCCGGGCCCTCATCGACATGGAAGATGATCTCGAGGTCTGCGGCGAGGCCGAAGACCAGCACGACGCCATGGAGATGATCAAACAGGATCAGCCCGATCTGGTGCTGGTCGACATCTCGCTGAAGAACAGCAATGGCCTGAACCTCCTCAAGGAGATCGGCCAGAACCACCCGGACATCATGACTCTCGCCGTCTCGATGCACGACGAGTACACCTACGCGATCCGCTGCCTAAAGGCCGGCGCCAAGGGGTACATCATGAAGCAGGAAGGCACCGAGAAGATTCTCGACGCCATCCGCGCCGTCCTCGACGGCAAGACCTATCTCTCGCCCGAGATGACCCAGGCCGCCGTCGACCAGCTCGGCGCCGGCAAGTCGCCCGCCGGCGCCTCGCCGGTGGAAGCGCTCAGCAACCGTGAACTCGAGCTCTTCCAGTTGACCGGTCAGGGCAAGGAGATCTCGGAGATCGCCGAGATCATGAACATCAGCCCGCGCACGGTCGAAGTGCACCGTTCGCATATAAAGAAGAAGCTCGGCCTGAGAACCTCGACGGACATCTTCCAGATGGCCTACGAGTGGCTGCGCTCTTCCGGGATGCAGCCGTAG